In one window of Lentimicrobium sp. L6 DNA:
- a CDS encoding TonB-dependent receptor domain-containing protein, which translates to MKHKLITIVLAFVIGFTFAQQKESKLITNDGETGEALPFCHVCIRDLETNNADYFVTDGDGLAKFTFSGKAIISVSFMGYKTIIDTIVAYRNEISYTLETQSFNFDEVVVTGQNSPISVDKSIYNIKLIGKQEIEQTASTNLTELLSKQANIQINNDPSTGSSLKLQGISGENIKILVDGVPVIGRLNGSVDLSQINLSEVDHVEIVNGPMSVIYGSNALGGVINIITKENKYASLKAGADLYYESVGIYNANGNIYWKKDKNAAGATFGRNFFQGFSVDPNTRYMEWKPKEQYNASTHYSYSTEDLILKGKLDGFKEKLLDRNNPSAPYYINGTDTWYYTNRLTGSLQGDYQLSELNSFKTLFSYSYYDRAKEKYFKDLRTLETVLSPNSEDQDTSIFNAITARGTYNRRTISDVLEYQMGFDINWEDAKGKRIFNEYEKMADYAAFLILKWKATAKLMIQPALRIAHNTKYDAPLVPSINFKYSWDKNSLRLSYARGFRAPSLKELYLFFYDSNHQIEGNPDLKAENSHNFNLAYNGHVLLKEEPFEYKLTLYYNQIFNKIALIQVDEANDLHYRNENIDKFESVGGTFGISFTPVKYIHFDAAYAATGRRDNSSGLSDFYFSSDATANLDFNFLQNTANIAFNYKYVGKYPVYTNYGTNGEINVSYMDDYHNLDINISKKFYRNTLRISTGVKNIFDNIQLNSAAGSGGGHGSSGGGTSALVGWGRTVFVSLKYNFTKYDK; encoded by the coding sequence ATGAAGCACAAACTAATAACCATAGTCTTAGCATTTGTTATCGGATTTACATTCGCGCAACAAAAGGAATCAAAACTAATAACCAACGATGGTGAAACAGGCGAAGCTCTTCCATTTTGTCATGTTTGTATCCGCGATCTCGAAACCAATAATGCAGATTATTTCGTGACTGATGGAGATGGTTTAGCCAAATTCACTTTCTCTGGAAAGGCCATTATTAGTGTTTCATTTATGGGTTATAAAACCATAATCGATACTATAGTTGCCTATCGAAATGAGATTTCCTATACCCTCGAAACCCAATCCTTTAACTTTGATGAGGTAGTGGTTACTGGACAAAACTCACCTATTTCCGTTGATAAATCCATCTATAATATAAAGCTCATTGGTAAGCAGGAGATAGAACAAACAGCTTCTACTAATCTGACTGAATTACTCAGTAAACAAGCCAATATTCAGATTAATAATGATCCATCCACTGGTTCATCTTTGAAACTCCAAGGAATTTCGGGCGAAAACATTAAAATATTGGTTGATGGAGTGCCGGTAATTGGTAGATTGAACGGAAGCGTTGATTTGAGTCAGATTAATCTTTCAGAAGTAGATCATGTGGAAATTGTTAATGGACCTATGTCCGTAATTTATGGGAGCAATGCTTTGGGTGGTGTCATTAATATCATTACCAAAGAGAATAAATATGCCAGTTTAAAAGCAGGAGCAGATCTGTATTACGAATCAGTAGGTATTTATAATGCAAATGGAAACATATATTGGAAGAAAGATAAAAATGCCGCAGGTGCTACTTTTGGCAGAAATTTCTTTCAGGGATTTTCTGTAGACCCCAATACTCGATATATGGAGTGGAAGCCAAAAGAACAATATAATGCCTCAACTCATTATTCCTATTCTACCGAAGACCTGATTTTAAAGGGTAAATTAGATGGGTTTAAAGAAAAACTTTTGGATAGAAATAATCCATCAGCCCCTTATTACATTAATGGAACTGATACTTGGTACTATACCAATAGGTTGACAGGCAGCTTGCAAGGCGATTATCAATTATCGGAATTAAATAGTTTCAAAACTTTATTTTCTTATTCCTATTATGATAGAGCAAAAGAGAAATATTTTAAAGATTTAAGAACATTAGAAACAGTATTAAGCCCTAATTCCGAAGACCAAGATACTTCTATTTTTAACGCCATCACTGCACGAGGCACCTATAACAGAAGAACAATCAGTGATGTTTTGGAATATCAAATGGGATTCGATATCAATTGGGAAGATGCAAAAGGAAAACGGATATTTAATGAATATGAGAAAATGGCCGATTATGCTGCCTTCTTAATATTGAAGTGGAAAGCCACAGCTAAATTGATGATACAACCAGCATTAAGAATAGCACATAATACAAAATATGATGCACCTTTGGTTCCTTCTATAAATTTCAAGTATTCTTGGGATAAAAATAGTCTGAGGTTATCTTATGCCAGAGGTTTTAGGGCCCCTTCATTAAAGGAATTGTACCTGTTTTTCTATGATAGTAATCATCAAATAGAAGGAAACCCTGATTTAAAAGCCGAGAATTCTCACAATTTTAATCTAGCTTATAATGGTCATGTATTACTAAAGGAGGAGCCTTTTGAATATAAACTCACTTTGTATTACAACCAGATATTCAATAAAATAGCTCTTATTCAGGTTGATGAGGCAAATGATTTGCATTATCGAAACGAAAACATTGATAAGTTTGAATCCGTTGGAGGAACTTTTGGTATTAGCTTTACCCCAGTTAAATATATTCATTTTGATGCGGCATATGCAGCAACTGGGAGAAGAGATAATTCATCAGGATTAAGCGATTTTTATTTTAGCTCTGATGCTACTGCCAATCTCGATTTTAACTTCCTCCAAAATACTGCAAATATTGCTTTTAATTATAAATATGTTGGTAAATATCCTGTGTATACTAATTATGGAACGAATGGAGAAATCAACGTATCCTATATGGATGATTACCATAATTTAGACATCAATATTTC
- a CDS encoding T9SS type A sorting domain-containing protein: protein MNKIFTVLLASLFAITTMAQTNVEVITGASYVDDVYYSFNNGTVVTTPRNNWDIAFAPDNFNVSILANNGYGVEVYTYPNGAIADWASLDTTGLSTWAPMYNSTEDLYDGAFLRNMDYENAFDQGWGVYNMATHIIEGDSLFVIKTVGGDYKKLAIVEANPNSTANTWSFKFANLDGSDEQVVDFGADQYKDMNYVHYSMDNNEFLNREPNSTDWQLLFTKYFDYSIPYYVSGVQINSEYVTVQQIDEVNQVDFEDYVETDFNSNLSEIGSDWKEFDMASFTYTVEEQRVYFTKVMNETATDSTYWKLYFTAFGGSSDGVYSFTQKNITDGTFLNELEGVALFQLYPNPANTILHLVTDLQTTMDVAIYDISGKLVYNQEIKHGFNQEEINISELKSGVYNLSISTDKGMTSQKFIKQ from the coding sequence ATGAATAAAATTTTTACTGTATTATTAGCTTCTCTTTTTGCCATCACAACCATGGCTCAAACCAATGTTGAGGTTATAACCGGAGCCTCTTATGTTGACGATGTATATTATAGTTTTAATAATGGAACTGTAGTAACCACTCCTAGAAACAATTGGGATATTGCTTTTGCTCCTGATAATTTCAATGTGAGCATTTTGGCCAATAATGGCTATGGTGTTGAGGTATATACTTATCCTAATGGTGCAATAGCAGATTGGGCTAGTTTGGATACTACAGGTTTAAGCACCTGGGCTCCTATGTATAATTCAACTGAAGATCTATATGATGGTGCATTTCTAAGAAACATGGATTATGAAAATGCATTTGATCAAGGTTGGGGAGTATATAACATGGCCACACATATCATCGAAGGGGATAGCCTTTTCGTGATTAAAACGGTGGGTGGAGATTATAAGAAATTAGCTATTGTAGAAGCGAACCCTAATTCCACTGCAAATACTTGGAGTTTTAAGTTTGCTAATTTGGATGGTTCTGACGAACAAGTAGTAGATTTTGGAGCAGACCAATATAAAGACATGAATTATGTTCATTATTCTATGGACAATAATGAGTTTTTAAATAGAGAGCCTAATTCCACAGATTGGCAATTACTTTTCACTAAGTATTTTGATTATAGCATTCCCTATTATGTTTCTGGGGTTCAAATTAACTCGGAGTATGTAACTGTTCAGCAGATTGACGAAGTAAATCAGGTAGATTTTGAGGATTATGTGGAAACAGATTTTAATAGTAATTTAAGCGAAATTGGTAGCGATTGGAAAGAGTTTGATATGGCTTCGTTTACATATACTGTAGAAGAACAAAGAGTTTATTTCACAAAGGTGATGAACGAAACAGCTACTGATTCTACCTATTGGAAATTATACTTTACGGCCTTTGGAGGTTCTTCTGATGGTGTATATTCTTTCACACAAAAAAACATTACTGATGGAACTTTTTTGAATGAATTAGAAGGAGTAGCCTTATTCCAATTATATCCTAACCCTGCAAATACAATACTTCACCTGGTTACTGACCTGCAGACTACAATGGATGTGGCTATTTATGATATCTCTGGTAAGTTGGTTTATAATCAAGAAATTAAGCATGGTTTCAATCAAGAAGAAATTAATATTAGTGAATTAAAATCTGGAGTTTATAACCTTAGCATCAGTACTGATAAAGGAATGACCAGCCAGAAATTTATTAAGCAATAA